The Siniperca chuatsi isolate FFG_IHB_CAS linkage group LG7, ASM2008510v1, whole genome shotgun sequence genome includes a window with the following:
- the srprb gene encoding signal recognition particle receptor subunit beta produces the protein MEADSTGGNVGEKADVEMAENPFEPYIEFLRQQLEDQDPVFLIGVIVALAVVVITCVFLKYFLSSKTVRSAVLLVGLCDSGKTLLFSRLLSGKFKRTQTSITDNSAPYKAKNDRGSTWTLIDLPGHDSLRPQYLEKFKSAARAIVFVVDGAIFQKEVRDVAEFLYNLLTDTVISRNAPALLVACNKQDITMAKSAKLIQQQLEKELNTLRVTRSAALSSQDGSVGGSVYLGKKGKDFEFSQLPMKVEFLECSARGSKGEEGDADIESLEKSLAKL, from the exons ATGGAGGCAGACAGCACCGGTGGCAACGTGGGAGAAAAAGCAGACGTGGAAATGGCAGAAAACCCATTTGAACCTTACATTGAATTTCTGCGTCAGCAGCTGGAAGACCAAGACCCTGTTTTTCTGATCGGAGTTATCGTGGCTTTGGCGGTCGTTGTCATCACCTGTG tgtttctgaagTACTTTCTCTCCAGTAAAACCGTCAGAAGTGCTGTGCTGCTGGTCGGACTGTGTGACTCTGGGAAAACCCTTCTTTTCAGCCGG CTGTTGTCAGGAAAGTTCAAGCGGACACAGACCTCCATCACTGACAACAGTGCTCCATACAAAGCCAAAAACGACAGG GGCAGCACCTGGACTCTGATAGACCTTCCAGGACATGACAGTCTTCGCCCTCAGTACCTGGAGAAGTTCAAATCTGCAGCCAG AGCGATTGTGTTTGTAGTGGACGGCGCTATCTTCCAGAAGGAAGTGAGAGACGTGGCGGAGTTCTTGTACAACTTGTTGACGGACACTGTGATCTCCAGGAATGCTCCAGCTCTCCTGGTGGCATGCAACAAACAAG ATATCACCATGGCAAAATCAGCTAAACTgattcagcagcagctggaaaAGGAATT GAACACCTTGCGAGTGACGCGCTCTGCAGCCCTGAGCTCTCAGGACGGCTCTGTGGGCGGAAGTGTGTATCTGGGGAAAAAAGGCAAGGACTTTGAGTTCAGCCAGCTGCCCATGAAGGTGGAGTTCCTGGAGTGCAGCGCCCGCGGGAGCAAGGGGGAAGAGGGGGATGCAGACATCGAGAGCTTGGAGAAGAGCCTGGCTAAACTGTAA
- the wdr53 gene encoding WD repeat-containing protein 53 has translation MARQWSEGHSTSILCVGASDGPEGLIASGSEGGEVTVWSQEGTILGRLTLPGEEDSTSVVFSPAAPGQLYVSHGDTVSVLDPRNLKGPVEEFQGAGEEEINALALNDTGSALAVADDSGAVRVLELPGGKVCRTLRRHTNICSSVAFRPHRPNNLVSAGLDMQVMLWGLQKTRPLWTLNLQDVAEEEDDHEQRPGQLFNPPLVHCVSVASCGNILGCAAEDGRVHLMRIGSGSKLEQQGAVKAHSQGASQAHFVSFLSHPYWLVTGGNDGQVALWDLSKHPVVNPEAKAKPQVTTAPHRKGKSKAKRKEQSQDKAKTPPKAEAGKEDDEVAAGTEEVAEEKSGPKLSISHGDKVNWLCPAVLKGEASVVVADQSSSLTVYPLSQL, from the exons CAGGCAGTGGTCTGAGGGCCACTCCACATCCATCCTTTGTGTTGGGGCGTCTGACGGCCCTGAGGGTCTCATCGCTTCAGGCTCTGAGGGTGGAGAGGTCACGGTGTGGAGCCAAGAGGGAACCATCTTAGGCCGTCTCACTCTCCCTGGTGAAGAGGACAGCacaagtgttgtgttttcacctGCAGCTCCGGGCCAACTGTATGTGTCACACGGAGACACAGTGAGCGTGCTCGACCCCCGAAACCTGAAGGGCCCTGTGGAGGAGTTTCAGGgtgcaggggaggaggagatcAATGCTTTGGCACTAAACGACACGGGTTCAGCCCTGGCAGTGGCTGATGACTCCGGGGCAGTCCGGGTGCTGGAGCTTCCTGGGGGAAAAGTGTGCAGGACTCTTCGTAGACACACTAACATCTGCTCCTCTGTGGCTTTTCGGCCTCACAGGCCCAATAACCTGGTGTCTGCTGGACTAGACATGCAG GTGATGTTGTGGGGTCTGCAGAAGACACGCCCTCTTTGGACCCTCAACCTCCAGGATgtagcagaggaagaagatgaccATGAGCAGCGTCCTGGTCAGCTTTTCAACCCGCCATTGGTCCACTGTGTTTCTGTGGCGAGTTGTGGAAACATTTTGGGTTGTGCAGCCGAGGACGGGCGGGTGCATCTGATGCGGATCGGCAGCGGCTCTAAACTGGAACAGCAGGGAGCAGTCAAGGCTCACAGTCAGGGGGCCTCACAAGCCCACTTTGTTAGTTTCCTTTCCCACCCTTACTGGCTGGTCACTGGGGGGAATGACGGCCAGGTCGCCCTGTGGGACCTCAGTAAACACCCAGTGGTGAATCCGGAGGCAAAGGCCAAACCTCAGGTGACAACAGCCCCTCACAGGAAGGGGAAGAGCAAGGCAAAGAGGAAAGAACAATCCCAGGATAAAGCAAAGACCCCACCGAAGGCAGAAGCAGGGAAAGAAGATGATGAAGTGGCAGCAGGTACAGAGGAGGTGGCGGAGGAGAAGTCTGGTCCCAAACTGAGCATCAGTCATGGGGACAAGGTGAACTGGTTGTGCCCTGCTGTGCTGAAAGGAGAAGCCAGTGTGGTAGTCGCAGATCAGAGCTCCAGTCTGACGGTCTACCCTCTGTCTCAACTATAG